One segment of Hemibagrus wyckioides isolate EC202008001 linkage group LG05, SWU_Hwy_1.0, whole genome shotgun sequence DNA contains the following:
- the tlr9 gene encoding toll-like receptor 9, with product MQILWVMFGPGLYLVFVLDQLSLVKTMNPKFYPCDNNTDSSGNIHLDCKHRDLTSIPKFMSLFIISLNLEENRIHQVKSDDFSGIPNLQRLSLMWNCLPGRLKALKLPSCQVIIDRDAFVNLKNLTFLQLAGNSLKTIPLLPKHLEVLGLEFNNIFRIEQPLGTPFLKQLLLAKNCYYANPCNESFFIDQRVFQDLPKLQNLTLGFNNMTSIPKQLPSSLESLDLKENMITEIRDDSFTNLTKLSFLNLEWNCQRCDHAAQPCFPCPNNSSLVLHDKAFFEQRDSLVNLSLRGNSLNSIPKNLFTHLKKLKTLDLSDNLLAFSIRNGTFYEELQGVMSLNLLYNYQPQKIFSELILSPSISKMKSLRKLHLSGLFFHRLSNNSLGPLFNLPQLEYLDLSMNFINSCNITAFNQIRSLKKVVLSQNMLTINPFYIVSSSEALNLERYERDDHQQDMPASESKLQMNYLHCTDEECPKSFSMWNFVKCYCYRKLFFDLSQNNIPWLNVSTFKGMEKTVCLDLSYNYMSQALNGRQFHPLNKLVYLNMAHNRIDLYFNEAFQEIRSTLKVLDLSNNEFHFHMRGIGHRFNFIKNLTSLEVLSLANNNIGIRISSIINSTSLKCLLFSGNRLDIMWDTSGDQYIRFFQGLTNLTYLDISDNQLRSCSPEAIVNLPLSIRVLRMDSNLLNYFPWGNISVLSQLCYLNLSGNYLSKLPDSVIYFGNKLRSLDLSHNRLSAISESFFSQATGLKELMLNHNQLKILDMHTLPPLLQKDNTNCTTSKTSCKLTLHANPFTCSCATSWFTDFLRKSPADIPHLTTDVRCGFPESQTGVNVLSIDPRSCQEIFGSVSFIFTFLLTIVATAIPLLRHLYGWDLWYCFQILWAGHKGYTPLQGNNMNNQHDAFVVFDTKNKAVRDWIYNEMLINLESRGRRKFRLCLEERDWVPGVSCIENLHNSVYNSKKTVFVLTNQGGCASVNGVIKQAFLLVQQRLLDEKVDVAIVVLLDPIFPKLKYLQMRKRLCRKSVLSWPKNPRAQLLFWNNLHIALASDTVRSYDKKVTESFLSNDIL from the exons ATGCAGATACTCTGG GTCATGTTCGGACCTGGATTGTACCTGGTTTTTGTACTGGATCAACTCAGTTTGGTCAAAACAATGAACCCTAAATTCTACCCTTGTGACAATAACACAGACAGCAGTGGAAACATACATTTAGACTGCAAGCACAGAGACCTCACAAGCATCCCTAAGTTTATGTCCCTTTTTATCATCTCATTAAACCTGGAAGAAAATCGTATACATCAAGTAAAAAGTGATGACTTCTCAGGTATTCCAAATCTTCAACGTCTTAGCTTGATGTGGAATTGTTTGCCTGGTCGCCTCAAGGCGTTGAAATTACCTTCATGCCAAGTGATTATTGACCGTGATGCTTTTGTTAATCTCAAGAACTTGACATTTCTTCAACTGGCAGGAAACAGCCTCAAGACTATTCCTCTACTACCAAAGCATCTTGAGGTTTTGGGATTAGAATTTAACAATATTTTTCGGATTGAACAACCCCTAGGAACACCATTTCTCAAACAACTGCTTCTTGCCAAAAATTGCTACTATGCCAACCCCTGTAATGAATCATTTTTCATTGACCAAAGGGTATTTCAGGATTTACCTAAGCTTCAGAACCTTACTCTTGGCTTTAATAATATGACCTCTATTCCCAAGCAACTGCCGTCCTCACTGGAAAGTCTAGACCTGAAAGAAAACATGATCACAGAGATTCGGGATGACTCTTTTACAAACCTCACTAAACTCAGTTTCCTTAACCTGGAGTGGAACTGCCAAAGGTGTGATCATGCAGCTCAACCGTGTTTTCCTTGCCCAAATAATTCATCCTTAGTCCTCCATGACAAAGCCTTTTTTGAGCAGAGAGACTCTCTTGTAAACCTTAGTCTACGGGGAAACTCACTCAATTCAATTCCTAAAAATCTTTTTACACATCTAAAGAAACTAAAGACACTTGACCTCTCAGACAATCTCCTTGCCTTCAGCATCAGAAATGGCACATTTTATGAAGAACTACAGGGTGTTATGTCCCTGAACCTTCTCTATAACTATCAACCTCAGAAAATATTTTCAGAGCTGATACTGTCACCCTCTATTAGCAAAATGAAGTCCTTGCGGAAACTTCATTTAAGTGGGCTTTTCTTTCATCGCTTGTCTAATAATAGCCTTGGGCCTTTGTTCAACCTACCACAACTTGAGTATCTGGACCTGAGCATGAACTTTATTAATTCTTGTAATATAACTGCATTTAATCAGATAAGATCCTTGAAAAAGGTTGTGCTTTCACAGAACATGCTAACAATCAACCCATTCTATATAGTAAGCTCTAGTGAAGCCCTGAACCTGGAAAGATATGAGAGAGATGACCACCAGCAAGACATGCCTGCTTCTGAGTCAAAGCTCCAGATGAACTATTTGCACTGCACTGATGAAGAATGTCCAAAAAGTTTTTCAATGTGGAATTTCGTAAAGTgttactgttatagaaaactctTTTTTGACTTATCACAAAACAATATCCCATGGTTGAATGTAAGTACTTTCAAAGGAATGGAGAAAACTGTGTGCTTGGACCTGTCCTATAATTATATGAGTCAAGCTTTAAATGGCCGGCAGTTCCATCCTCTTAACAAACTGGTATACCTCAACATGGCACATAACCGCATTGATCTTTACTTTAATGAAGCATTCCAGGAGATAAGGAGTACACTTAAGGTTCTTGATCTCAGCAacaatgaattccattttcacATGAGGGGAATAGGGCACCGCTTCAATTTCATAAAGAACTTGACTTCGCTTGAAGTTCTTAGTTTAGCAAACAATAACATTGGCATACGAATATCTAGCATTATTAATAGTACATCTCTGAAGTGTCTGTTATTCTCCGGAAATCGTTTGGACATCatgtgggacaccagtggagaTCAGTACATACGATTCTTTCAGGGGTTGACAAACCTTACATACCTGGACATTTCAGACAACCAGCTTAGATCATGTTCCCCAGAAGCAATAGTTAACCTTCCTCTAAGTATTCGTGTGCTGAGGATGGACTCGAACCTGTTGAATTACTTTCCCTGGGGAAATATCTCAGTTCTCAGTCAACTGTGCTATCTGAACCTGAGTGGAAACTATCTTTCTAAATTACCAGACAGTGTTATCTACTTTGGCAATAAGCTTAGAAGCCTGGACCTCAGTCATAACAGATTAAGTGCAATTTCGGAGTCTTTCTTTAGTCAGGCAACAGGTCTTAAAGAACTGATGCTCAATCACAACCAGTTGAAGATCTTAGATATGCACACTCTTCCTCCATTATTACAGAAAGACAATACCAATTGTACCACTTCCAAAACTTCCTGCAAGCTAACACTGCATGCTAACCCATTTACATGTAGCTGTGCCACTTCCTGGTTTACTGATTTTCTGCGAAAAAGTCCTGCAGATATCCCCCACCTCACTACAGATGTTCGCTGTGGTTTTCCTGAATCACAGACAGGAGTAAATGTCCTTTCCATTGATCCTCGCTCCTGCCAGGAGATATTTGGCAGTGTTTCCTTCATCTTTACATTCCTTCTTACTATTGTAGCAACTGCAATCCCCCTTTTAAGGCATCTATATGGTTGGGACCTGTGGTACTGTTTCCAGATACTGTGGGCAGGACACAAGGGTTATACTCCACTTCAAGGAAACAACATGAACAACCAACATGATgcatttgtggtgtttgataCAAAGAATAAGGCAGTGAGAGACTGGATCTACAATGAGATGTTAATTAACTTGGAAAGCAGAGGAAGAAGGAAATTCCGGCTCTGTCTGGAGGAACGGGACTGGGTACCAGGAGTATCATGCATTGAGAATCTACACAACTCAGTGTACAACAGCAAGAAAACAGTGTTTGTGCTGACTAACCAGGGTGGCTGTGCTTCTGTGAATGGGGTAATAAAGCAAGCTTTTCTTCTGGTCCAGCAGCGATTGCTGGATGAGAAAGTGGATGTTGCAATTGTAGTCCTCCTGGATCCTATTTTCCCCAAGCTCAAATACCTGCAGATGAGAAAgagactctgcagaaagtcagTTCTCTCCTGGCCAAAGAACCCTCGAGCCCAGCTTCTCTTCTGGAATAACTTGCATATTGCTCTAGCATCTGACACAGTGAGATCCTATGATAAAAAAGTCACAGAGAGCTTCCTATCTAATGATATTCTATAA